Proteins encoded together in one Orrella marina window:
- a CDS encoding tripartite tricarboxylate transporter permease, translated as MIEWFADLSSGFSQAWQFSLLLSSILGVIVGVVIGVVPGLGPAMAIALAIPLTYSLGPLVAISLMLGIYKGGTYGGSISAILINTPGTPAAAATTLDGYPLALKGQSGKALNIALIASVIGDAIGIFFLCILAQPLAAIALKFGPTELASLLLFALTVIAALSGNSLLKGLIAAGIGMLLGTIGMDNVAGLTRFTFGFIALDDGLQIIPMVIGLFAMAEILKQAEQIVKHDKGALLPAPNTPSDNVATLPDIKRCTPNFLTSSVIGTAIGALPGTGSTTAAYLSYAVARRRSKNPEEFGKGSIEGLAAAESGNNAVCGGALIPMMTLGIPGDVVTAILMSALTVHGIHVGPLIFQNNREFVFTIFGLLLLSVVALYFVGRASIAAFRRMSLLPQAIIMPIVLMLCIIGAYSTNYSLMDVWVMLLFGLIGYIMIKLDIPLPPLIIAFVLTPQWEQSMRLALMMSSGDFTTFVTKPISLGFLLLTLFVIVNVARSSIRKGRAIP; from the coding sequence GGCGTTGTCATCGGCGTGGTGCCCGGTCTTGGGCCGGCGATGGCAATCGCACTCGCAATCCCCCTGACCTATTCGCTTGGACCACTGGTCGCGATTTCACTGATGCTGGGCATCTACAAGGGGGGCACCTATGGCGGCTCAATATCGGCGATTCTGATCAACACGCCCGGTACACCCGCTGCCGCTGCAACAACGCTTGACGGGTATCCGCTCGCACTAAAAGGGCAGTCTGGAAAGGCGTTGAACATTGCACTGATTGCATCAGTCATCGGTGATGCAATCGGCATATTCTTTCTGTGCATTCTTGCACAACCGCTCGCCGCCATTGCACTGAAGTTTGGTCCGACCGAACTGGCCTCCCTTCTGCTGTTCGCCCTGACCGTGATCGCTGCACTTTCTGGCAATTCACTACTGAAAGGCCTGATCGCAGCGGGGATCGGTATGTTGCTTGGCACGATCGGCATGGACAATGTCGCCGGGCTGACACGGTTCACTTTCGGTTTCATTGCACTGGATGACGGGCTACAAATCATTCCAATGGTCATCGGGTTGTTTGCAATGGCCGAGATACTCAAACAGGCCGAGCAAATTGTCAAACACGACAAAGGAGCTCTGCTCCCGGCTCCGAATACACCCTCTGACAACGTGGCGACACTGCCTGACATCAAGCGATGCACACCAAACTTTCTGACCAGTAGCGTGATTGGTACTGCCATTGGCGCGTTACCGGGAACAGGCTCGACCACAGCTGCCTATCTGTCGTACGCTGTCGCCAGACGCCGCTCAAAAAACCCCGAGGAGTTTGGCAAGGGATCCATCGAGGGGCTCGCTGCCGCTGAATCCGGCAATAACGCTGTGTGTGGTGGCGCTCTGATTCCAATGATGACACTAGGCATCCCGGGCGACGTCGTGACGGCGATCCTGATGAGTGCGCTGACGGTGCACGGCATCCATGTGGGGCCCCTTATTTTCCAGAACAACAGAGAGTTCGTTTTTACGATTTTCGGGCTGCTACTGCTATCGGTCGTAGCCCTTTATTTCGTGGGCAGGGCGTCGATCGCCGCATTCAGACGAATGTCATTGCTGCCGCAGGCGATCATCATGCCGATCGTGCTTATGCTTTGCATCATCGGTGCTTACAGCACGAACTACTCACTGATGGATGTCTGGGTCATGCTGTTGTTTGGCCTGATCGGCTACATCATGATCAAGCTTGATATTCCATTGCCCCCGCTGATCATTGCGTTCGTGCTGACGCCACAGTGGGAACAATCGATGCGGCTGGCACTCATGATGTCGAGTGGCGACTTCACGACCTTTGTCACCAAGCCGATTTCGCTGGGTTTCCTGTTGCTCACGCTTTTCGTGATCGTGAACGTCGCCCGGTCGAGTATCCGTAAAGGCAGGGCTATACCGTGA
- a CDS encoding pyridoxal phosphate-dependent decarboxylase family protein — translation MNNRQNQSMEPGERYQMPVSGTPWEVLEKELNCLKSNDIDWKHGKAAVFVHYAGEQALAIAKQAYTMYFSENGLGKRAFPSLEKLERDVIDMGLGLLNAPASATGFMTTGGTESIFMAVKAARDRFQTRHGQSRTPEILLARSAHPAFDKAAHFMGLKAIRTPLSSEFCADPAVFERYINHNTAMIVGSAPAYPHGVIDPIDQLATLSEQHNIWMHVDACVGGYFAPFVRMLGVDLTPFDFSVSGVSSISADLHKYGYAAKGASTLFFADPTLARHADYFFDSWPRGTYHTQTLVGTRPGGAIAAAWAVMNFLGIDGYKKVAQQITTCRQSLQDGLRDMGFNIWGDPKLSILAWGNDDQSKVHSVGNSLAANGWLVGYLTEPPGIHLMLNATHPDSLHDYLRDVRTALRSKGTSGPSGTTNEAGLSRGKTDATY, via the coding sequence GTGAATAACAGACAGAATCAGAGTATGGAGCCTGGCGAGCGCTACCAGATGCCTGTGTCAGGCACACCATGGGAAGTCCTCGAAAAAGAGCTGAATTGCCTCAAGTCCAACGATATCGACTGGAAGCACGGCAAAGCCGCCGTGTTTGTCCACTACGCTGGCGAACAGGCACTCGCGATCGCAAAACAGGCTTACACCATGTACTTCAGCGAAAACGGGCTGGGCAAACGCGCGTTTCCGAGCCTGGAAAAGCTGGAACGTGATGTGATAGACATGGGACTTGGGCTATTGAACGCACCCGCTTCGGCAACCGGCTTCATGACGACCGGTGGAACTGAAAGCATCTTCATGGCAGTCAAGGCAGCACGAGACCGGTTTCAAACCAGGCATGGTCAGTCACGCACGCCTGAGATCCTTCTGGCCAGAAGTGCACATCCAGCATTTGACAAGGCTGCACACTTCATGGGACTCAAGGCGATCAGGACTCCACTTTCGAGCGAGTTTTGCGCTGACCCAGCGGTATTCGAACGATACATCAATCACAACACAGCCATGATTGTCGGATCCGCACCCGCCTACCCGCATGGCGTCATTGACCCAATCGATCAACTGGCAACGCTGTCTGAACAGCACAACATCTGGATGCATGTGGACGCCTGTGTAGGTGGGTATTTTGCGCCATTCGTGCGCATGTTAGGCGTTGATCTGACTCCATTCGATTTCAGTGTTTCAGGCGTCAGTTCAATTTCGGCCGATCTACACAAGTACGGTTACGCCGCGAAAGGCGCATCGACACTATTTTTTGCAGACCCAACGCTTGCGAGGCACGCCGACTACTTCTTTGACAGCTGGCCAAGAGGTACTTACCACACACAAACCCTTGTTGGGACACGTCCGGGCGGCGCCATTGCCGCTGCCTGGGCGGTCATGAACTTTCTGGGAATTGATGGCTACAAGAAGGTGGCACAACAGATCACAACGTGCAGGCAGTCGTTGCAGGATGGGCTGCGCGATATGGGGTTCAACATCTGGGGAGACCCCAAACTGTCGATTCTGGCCTGGGGAAACGACGACCAGAGCAAGGTCCACTCAGTCGGCAACAGTCTGGCCGCAAACGGCTGGCTAGTCGGTTACCTGACCGAACCACCGGGTATTCATCTGATGCTCAACGCAACGCATCCCGACTCGCTTCACGACTATCTGCGAGATGTCCGTACCGCACTTCGGAGCAAGGGAACATCTGGCCCTTCAGGCACAACAAACGAAGCAGGCCTCAGCCGTGGCAAGACTGACGCGACCTACTGA
- a CDS encoding N-acyl-D-amino-acid deacylase family protein has product MFDTVIRGGRVVDGTGQPEFVGDIGIKDGKIAAVGGKLGSSTRIINADGAIVTPGWVDVHTHYDGQATWDPYLSPSTNHGVTSVVMGNCGVGFAPVRADRRDWLISVMEGVEDIPGAVLSEGIQWSWESFPGYLDALEKRPFALDVGAQIPHAALRAFVMDERAITHDEATPQDIRRMADLVEEGIRAGALGFSTTRTLIHKYAGRKYPPGTFASQDEVVGIAKAMGRAGHGVFQMTSNHHQMESEIPWLRKVAQENGLPVAFALVQTDNTPDTWVRLLDALDDARRDGLPLYGAISGRPAGILMSWQGSTHPFIGHPLWPELASLAWPERLAQLRRPEIKARLTSMRELAPSIENDSRMLYITQSFQKMFALGDIPEYEPAPETSVAAIANSTGRSELDIVYDMLMEQEGEAMVYFPSFNYAYQNLDHLHKLLQHSNTMLSLADGGAHCHYICDVSMPTYMLTHWVRDRSRGDRLPLEYIVRRQSQDTARVYGLNDRGVLAPGMKADINVIDFDALQLKSPYMAFDLPTGGKRLKQEADGYIATMVSGQTIMENGQETGSLPGKLIRGPQHLS; this is encoded by the coding sequence ATGTTCGATACAGTGATCCGTGGTGGCCGGGTGGTTGACGGTACAGGCCAGCCTGAGTTTGTTGGTGATATTGGAATCAAGGATGGCAAGATTGCCGCTGTGGGTGGCAAGCTGGGGTCTTCGACCCGGATAATCAATGCCGATGGTGCCATTGTGACGCCAGGCTGGGTGGACGTGCACACCCACTATGATGGGCAGGCAACCTGGGATCCCTATCTGAGCCCCTCGACCAATCACGGGGTGACCAGCGTGGTCATGGGTAACTGTGGGGTGGGGTTTGCCCCGGTTCGGGCTGACAGGCGAGACTGGCTCATCAGTGTCATGGAAGGGGTTGAGGATATTCCGGGGGCAGTCTTGTCAGAGGGTATCCAGTGGAGTTGGGAGAGTTTCCCCGGATATCTGGATGCTCTGGAAAAGCGGCCTTTTGCGCTCGATGTCGGTGCGCAGATTCCGCATGCCGCGCTCAGAGCATTTGTCATGGATGAGCGGGCAATCACGCATGACGAGGCTACGCCGCAAGACATCAGACGCATGGCGGATCTGGTCGAGGAGGGCATTCGTGCGGGTGCGCTCGGCTTCTCCACGACCAGAACATTGATCCACAAGTACGCGGGTCGCAAGTATCCACCGGGCACGTTTGCTTCGCAGGATGAAGTGGTCGGGATTGCCAAGGCAATGGGCCGTGCAGGGCATGGCGTCTTTCAGATGACGTCCAACCATCACCAGATGGAGTCCGAGATTCCCTGGTTGAGAAAAGTGGCCCAGGAAAATGGTCTGCCGGTTGCGTTTGCTCTGGTTCAGACGGACAACACCCCAGACACATGGGTTCGTCTGCTAGACGCGCTGGATGATGCCCGGCGCGATGGGTTGCCACTTTATGGTGCCATCAGTGGTCGACCTGCAGGCATTCTGATGAGCTGGCAAGGTTCGACTCATCCGTTCATCGGGCACCCTTTGTGGCCGGAACTGGCCAGTCTTGCCTGGCCGGAGCGTCTCGCCCAGTTGCGCAGGCCCGAGATCAAGGCCAGACTGACATCAATGCGGGAGCTTGCGCCATCGATCGAGAACGACAGCAGAATGCTATACATCACCCAGAGTTTCCAGAAGATGTTCGCCCTGGGTGATATACCGGAATACGAGCCAGCGCCGGAAACCAGCGTGGCGGCGATTGCCAATTCGACAGGTCGCTCGGAGCTCGACATCGTTTACGACATGCTGATGGAACAGGAGGGCGAAGCGATGGTTTATTTTCCGAGCTTTAACTACGCCTATCAGAACCTGGATCATCTTCACAAACTCTTGCAGCATTCCAACACCATGCTGAGCCTTGCAGATGGTGGCGCCCATTGTCACTATATCTGCGATGTGAGCATGCCAACCTACATGCTGACGCACTGGGTGCGTGACAGGTCAAGAGGCGATCGCCTTCCCCTTGAGTACATTGTGCGCCGCCAGTCCCAGGATACGGCCAGAGTTTATGGTTTGAATGATCGTGGCGTTCTTGCACCTGGCATGAAAGCAGACATCAATGTCATCGATTTTGACGCCTTGCAGTTGAAGTCACCGTATATGGCGTTTGACCTGCCGACCGGAGGCAAGCGGCTCAAACAAGAGGCTGACGGCTATATCGCTACCATGGTCTCAGGTCAGACGATCATGGAGAATGGTCAAGAGACGGGGTCATTGCCAGGCAAGCTCATCAGGGGGCCACAGCATTTGTCTTGA
- a CDS encoding pyridoxamine 5'-phosphate oxidase family protein: protein MQIQTLEALRSLYPEPRERALRKQLDHLDTHCRRFIETSPFLILSTSGQTGLQDASPRGGQPGFVCIRDDKTLLIPDSPGNNRLDSLQNIVQTGRAGLLFLIPGVDETLRVNGLASLSNDDDDLAACLQDGRREPRCVIRITVEEAYLHCPKALMRSRLWDPDVRIARETFPTLNEMIHAQTGDTSPVESQQDMLRRYQSDL from the coding sequence ATGCAGATCCAGACCCTAGAAGCACTCAGATCGCTCTATCCCGAGCCGCGGGAGCGGGCACTTCGCAAGCAGCTTGACCACCTCGATACCCACTGCAGACGCTTCATTGAAACGTCACCGTTCCTGATTCTATCCACCTCTGGTCAGACTGGCCTGCAAGATGCGTCACCCAGGGGCGGACAACCAGGGTTTGTATGCATTCGTGATGACAAAACTTTGTTAATACCAGACTCTCCTGGTAACAACCGACTGGACTCGCTGCAGAACATCGTGCAGACCGGTCGCGCCGGCTTGCTGTTTCTGATTCCAGGCGTGGACGAAACGTTGCGGGTAAACGGTCTTGCCAGTCTGAGCAACGATGATGACGATCTGGCTGCCTGCCTGCAGGACGGGCGTCGCGAACCACGTTGCGTGATTCGCATCACGGTAGAGGAGGCCTATCTGCACTGTCCCAAGGCGCTCATGCGGTCCCGTCTGTGGGATCCGGATGTCAGAATTGCGCGAGAGACATTTCCTACCCTGAATGAGATGATCCATGCACAAACCGGCGATACCTCACCGGTTGAAAGCCAGCAGGATATGCTCAGGCGCTATCAGTCAGACCTTTAA
- a CDS encoding VWA domain-containing protein — MSSQGQAPVLSRLTAFGVGVLMMGNVLASDKSNAAHDIMVVYDASGSMWGQIDGVTKIEIARDVMADFLDRWPVDSRLGLVAYGHRREKDCRDIETLIQPEAVDRPAFLETVNQIRPRGRTPLSAAVEHAANDLAYQERPATVVLISDGIENCQADPCALAEKLAQQGVNFTAHVIGFDVSAETQEQLACIAERTGGQFVAAKDAAQLQQAMMTVQTEIERQAVSAAPPPSDQEVASVKVDVFAPETVVAGSRFDVQWSLPEDVDPSGVSSTDRIGIAPAGAKEDVLITARRVSEQKKAQLTAPGLAGPFEVRYVSRASADVAGRAAIEVVDPDLTLTVPEHAVAGERFEVAWSETVNSLDRVGVVPSDAEPGQFGNYLRVRESDTGYLTAPSEPGSYEVRYMLSEGGATVASAPIEIIEAEVTLRAPDAVNAGSRFQVGWSETIHQSDFVTIVPQGTLEGELGNRSRVGTREQGSLTAPAEPGAYEIRYVLHQGKQRTVGRLPIAVIQSDVSLEAPESVSTGERFTVNWSDSINPNDLVTIVAHDAPDDTRGNRRRAGSGQTQGVLTAPADPGSYEVRYVLHEGGEVLARAPIEVVAATASLSAPEQVVAGSRFEIEWTETINQNDFLTIVSHDAPDDTRGNRRRAGSGQTQGVLTAPAEPGEYEVRYVLHEGGEVLARVPVTVVTPEVGLLAPASVVAGSRFEIEWTETINQNDFLTIVAHDAPDDTLGNRRRAGRGQTQGVLTAPAEPGEYEVRYVLHEGGEVLASVPVVVTEPEVKLTVPSRVRAQERFDVNWSAAINPSDTVTIVSQGSDDRETGPRTRAGNRTQGNLTAPAEPGVYEIRYIMQQGGKVLARERIEVLAKDAPL, encoded by the coding sequence TTGTCGAGCCAAGGTCAAGCGCCAGTTCTGTCGAGATTGACAGCTTTTGGGGTGGGTGTGCTGATGATGGGCAACGTGCTTGCATCGGACAAGAGCAACGCGGCACACGACATCATGGTGGTATATGACGCATCGGGATCGATGTGGGGGCAAATTGATGGTGTCACCAAAATCGAGATTGCCCGAGATGTCATGGCCGACTTTCTGGATCGATGGCCAGTGGATAGCCGGCTCGGTCTGGTGGCATATGGCCATCGCCGGGAAAAAGACTGCCGGGATATCGAGACATTGATTCAGCCAGAGGCAGTAGATCGGCCTGCTTTTCTTGAAACCGTCAACCAGATTCGCCCCAGGGGGCGCACGCCCTTGTCGGCCGCAGTCGAGCATGCGGCCAATGACCTGGCATACCAGGAAAGGCCGGCAACAGTGGTGTTGATCTCGGACGGCATCGAGAATTGTCAGGCTGATCCCTGCGCACTGGCCGAGAAGCTCGCGCAGCAGGGCGTTAACTTTACAGCCCACGTTATCGGGTTTGACGTCAGTGCCGAAACCCAGGAACAGCTGGCATGTATTGCTGAACGCACAGGCGGACAGTTTGTTGCAGCGAAGGATGCTGCCCAGTTGCAGCAGGCCATGATGACGGTTCAAACAGAAATCGAGCGGCAGGCTGTCTCGGCGGCCCCACCCCCGTCTGATCAGGAGGTAGCATCCGTCAAGGTGGATGTATTTGCGCCTGAAACGGTCGTGGCCGGTTCCCGGTTTGACGTGCAGTGGAGCCTCCCGGAGGACGTTGACCCATCTGGTGTGAGTTCGACAGACCGTATCGGTATTGCGCCGGCTGGTGCGAAAGAGGATGTGCTGATTACTGCAAGGCGGGTTTCAGAGCAGAAGAAGGCTCAGCTGACTGCGCCTGGTCTGGCAGGGCCTTTCGAGGTTCGCTACGTTTCGCGGGCAAGCGCCGATGTCGCTGGGCGTGCTGCCATTGAGGTTGTCGATCCTGATCTCACCCTGACTGTTCCAGAGCATGCGGTTGCCGGCGAGCGATTTGAAGTGGCATGGTCCGAGACAGTCAATTCGCTTGATCGGGTTGGGGTTGTGCCCTCTGATGCGGAACCAGGCCAGTTTGGTAACTATCTGCGAGTCAGAGAGAGCGATACAGGTTATTTGACCGCACCCTCCGAGCCTGGCTCGTACGAGGTTCGCTACATGCTCAGTGAGGGCGGGGCAACTGTCGCGAGTGCGCCCATCGAGATCATCGAGGCCGAAGTCACTTTGCGAGCGCCAGATGCTGTCAATGCCGGTTCCAGGTTCCAGGTGGGCTGGTCGGAAACTATTCACCAGAGTGACTTTGTGACGATTGTGCCGCAGGGAACCCTGGAGGGAGAATTGGGTAACCGAAGTCGTGTCGGTACCCGTGAGCAGGGAAGCCTGACAGCACCTGCCGAGCCAGGCGCGTACGAAATTCGATATGTTCTCCATCAAGGCAAACAAAGAACAGTGGGCAGACTGCCGATTGCGGTCATACAGTCTGATGTGTCACTAGAGGCGCCTGAAAGTGTGTCGACGGGGGAGCGGTTCACTGTCAACTGGTCTGATTCGATCAACCCCAACGACCTCGTCACGATCGTTGCGCATGATGCGCCAGACGATACGCGGGGTAACCGTAGGCGGGCAGGAAGCGGCCAGACGCAAGGGGTATTGACCGCCCCGGCTGATCCCGGATCGTACGAGGTTCGCTATGTGTTGCACGAAGGGGGAGAGGTACTCGCACGGGCGCCCATCGAGGTTGTTGCCGCGACAGCCAGTCTTTCGGCACCCGAGCAGGTGGTGGCCGGCAGTCGATTCGAGATTGAGTGGACTGAAACGATTAATCAGAACGATTTTCTGACGATCGTCTCGCATGACGCGCCAGACGATACGCGGGGTAACCGTAGGCGTGCAGGAAGCGGCCAGACGCAAGGGGTTTTGACCGCCCCGGCCGAACCGGGTGAATACGAAGTCCGCTATGTGCTGCACGAGGGGGGAGAGGTGCTTGCCCGTGTTCCAGTAACGGTCGTTACGCCCGAAGTGGGGCTTCTGGCACCGGCCAGTGTGGTGGCCGGCAGTCGGTTCGAGATTGAGTGGACTGAAACGATTAATCAGAACGATTTCCTGACGATCGTCGCGCATGACGCGCCAGACGATACGCTGGGTAATCGTAGGCGGGCAGGACGCGGCCAGACGCAAGGGGTATTGACAGCACCGGCCGAACCGGGTGAATACGAAGTCCGCTATGTGCTGCACGAGGGGGGAGAGGTGCTTGCCAGTGTGCCTGTCGTGGTGACGGAACCAGAGGTCAAACTGACGGTGCCTTCTCGGGTGCGTGCGCAGGAGAGGTTTGATGTCAACTGGTCTGCAGCGATCAATCCGAGCGATACCGTGACCATTGTTTCGCAGGGCTCGGACGATCGTGAGACGGGCCCTCGCACAAGGGCAGGCAATCGCACGCAAGGGAACCTGACGGCGCCGGCTGAACCCGGGGTCTATGAGATTCGGTACATCATGCAACAAGGAGGAAAGGTGCTAGCCCGGGAGAGGATCGAGGTGCTCGCAAAGGATGCACCGCTCTGA
- a CDS encoding helix-turn-helix transcriptional regulator has translation MDAPPDCTPYSQPTPDTSCITRTSRKPNGVEKILHMLSVGIVLLDRRGRTCFANHSAVEIARNLRGLTPGETLKALDGTHQLSLRDMLGKVVYCALKRQDRVLCYALKRRNSRGSRGELTMVACALDGDEAVAETDAVAALFITDPQRVSKHSSRLIASQFGLTPAETRIANGLIHGKSPEDIARSLNVSQTTVAFHLRNLYQKTGTHRQAGFVSRVLTATPGIVY, from the coding sequence GTGGACGCGCCACCTGACTGTACGCCCTATTCACAACCCACCCCGGACACCAGTTGCATCACGCGGACCTCACGCAAACCTAACGGCGTCGAGAAGATTCTCCATATGCTCAGCGTCGGGATAGTCTTGCTGGACCGGCGCGGCAGGACTTGTTTTGCGAATCACAGCGCGGTCGAGATTGCACGCAACCTGCGAGGCCTCACGCCTGGCGAAACCCTCAAGGCACTCGATGGCACACACCAGTTGAGCTTGCGAGACATGCTTGGCAAGGTAGTCTATTGCGCATTAAAGCGTCAAGACCGAGTGCTTTGCTACGCGCTAAAGCGTCGCAATTCCCGGGGCTCACGCGGTGAACTGACCATGGTGGCCTGTGCGCTCGATGGAGACGAAGCAGTCGCCGAGACCGATGCTGTCGCAGCACTTTTCATAACCGACCCACAGCGTGTCTCAAAACACAGTAGTCGCCTGATTGCATCGCAGTTTGGTCTGACACCGGCCGAGACGCGAATTGCCAACGGGCTGATCCACGGCAAGTCTCCCGAGGATATCGCGCGCAGCCTGAACGTATCCCAGACCACCGTCGCGTTTCACTTGCGCAATCTTTACCAGAAAACAGGCACACACCGGCAGGCCGGATTCGTCTCGCGTGTGCTGACTGCCACACCTGGCATTGTCTACTAA
- a CDS encoding aconitase family protein yields the protein MPNILFDTPVPILFLTCLAQQVASQINGQRLSLSDVGKLRDDISTDEITPVPVLTHFDETLGRFPYTGLTLEGERPIEVDAIRHGGFKVVVAGRRYGKGSSREHSPMAERAAGVRLVIAESFERIYRQNADNIGLYTSTDMGLVQRIQRGEAVTVEELVADRDALSATIILAGGLLPFGQRYLAPDVLDMPESSPRSEGVGQTLFQKIVARQRLHPAGLAGPGMSSLPDGTPVGQGLFVRAHWRFIHEYYTGMAASLLKTHLDEKVRLVDAQQIVVFEDHTSYVEESPNHLRAGIVPNVVRMCEAQRAFVATHGLREHRTLTEAQAASDTGQNVAGISHAMMAEHYALPGQVVVGTDSHTPHSGALGCVAFGVGTTDMANAFVTGVVRLTMPGSIRVELSGRLAPGVTAKDVALHLLALPQIREGLGVGKVFEFCGESLRHLSVDERATLTNMVAELGGLTGLVAPDDRTVDFLLERRGVRFTVEPWMQSDPGAVYDAYLEVDCTALAPMVAAPGDPGNGSRIDHIRERPRVDIAYGGSCTAGKREDFDHYHEVLAWALEHGMRVPEHVSLLLQYGTTAVRDHCVSRGYEQTFRAMGARILQPSCGACANCGPGSSTDAAQVTVSTINRNFPGRSGPGQVWLASAPTVMASAVAGELVSFDELRARQDS from the coding sequence ATGCCCAATATCCTGTTCGACACGCCAGTTCCTATCCTTTTCCTGACATGCCTGGCACAGCAGGTCGCTTCCCAGATCAATGGGCAGAGGCTCTCATTGTCTGATGTGGGAAAGCTGCGTGATGATATCTCCACTGACGAGATCACGCCGGTGCCGGTTCTTACCCATTTTGACGAGACGCTCGGACGGTTTCCGTACACAGGACTCACGCTTGAAGGTGAGCGACCCATCGAGGTTGATGCGATTCGTCATGGCGGCTTCAAGGTGGTCGTGGCGGGGCGTCGATATGGCAAAGGCTCCTCGCGAGAGCATAGTCCTATGGCTGAGCGAGCAGCGGGCGTTCGCCTGGTCATTGCCGAGAGTTTCGAGAGAATCTACCGCCAGAATGCAGACAACATAGGGCTTTACACCAGCACGGACATGGGGCTGGTGCAGCGCATACAACGCGGTGAGGCCGTGACGGTCGAAGAACTCGTTGCGGATCGGGATGCGCTGTCTGCGACGATCATTCTGGCTGGTGGTCTGTTGCCATTCGGTCAGCGTTATCTGGCGCCGGATGTTTTGGACATGCCAGAGTCGTCACCACGCAGCGAAGGCGTTGGTCAGACCTTGTTCCAGAAGATTGTCGCTCGCCAGCGCCTGCACCCGGCTGGTCTGGCTGGCCCAGGGATGTCCAGTCTGCCGGATGGCACGCCGGTGGGGCAAGGCTTGTTTGTGCGTGCGCACTGGCGATTCATTCACGAGTACTACACAGGGATGGCGGCAAGCCTTCTCAAAACACACCTGGACGAGAAGGTCCGGTTGGTGGACGCGCAACAGATTGTTGTCTTCGAAGATCACACATCTTATGTCGAGGAAAGTCCCAACCACCTGAGAGCAGGCATCGTGCCGAATGTTGTTCGCATGTGCGAGGCACAGCGCGCGTTCGTTGCTACGCATGGGTTGCGCGAGCACCGGACACTGACCGAGGCGCAAGCTGCCAGTGACACAGGTCAGAATGTGGCTGGCATTTCGCACGCCATGATGGCTGAACACTACGCTTTACCGGGGCAGGTGGTGGTGGGAACGGATTCGCATACGCCGCATAGCGGTGCACTGGGCTGTGTTGCATTCGGGGTGGGTACGACTGACATGGCCAATGCGTTTGTGACGGGCGTGGTTCGACTGACAATGCCTGGCAGTATCCGGGTTGAACTGTCGGGCAGACTGGCACCCGGGGTGACTGCCAAAGATGTGGCACTGCATTTGCTTGCGTTGCCGCAGATACGTGAAGGTCTGGGTGTAGGCAAGGTGTTCGAGTTCTGTGGTGAGAGCCTGCGGCATCTGTCGGTGGACGAAAGGGCGACGCTCACGAACATGGTCGCCGAACTGGGAGGGCTCACCGGTCTGGTCGCCCCTGATGACCGTACGGTCGACTTTCTGCTTGAACGCAGGGGTGTCCGGTTCACGGTTGAGCCCTGGATGCAAAGCGATCCAGGCGCGGTATACGACGCGTATCTGGAAGTGGATTGCACGGCGCTTGCCCCCATGGTCGCTGCACCAGGCGACCCTGGTAACGGCTCTCGAATCGATCACATTCGAGAGCGACCGCGTGTGGATATTGCGTACGGCGGGTCTTGTACGGCCGGCAAACGTGAGGACTTCGATCACTATCACGAGGTACTCGCCTGGGCGCTGGAACATGGTATGCGCGTTCCGGAACATGTAAGCCTGTTGCTGCAGTATGGCACCACAGCGGTCAGGGATCATTGCGTATCCCGGGGGTATGAGCAAACTTTCAGGGCGATGGGCGCGCGCATCCTTCAGCCCTCTTGTGGGGCGTGTGCAAACTGTGGGCCCGGTTCTTCGACCGACGCCGCTCAAGTCACGGTGAGCACCATCAACCGGAACTTTCCCGGGCGCTCCGGACCTGGTCAGGTCTGGCTGGCCAGCGCACCGACGGTCATGGCTAGCGCGGTCGCAGGCGAGCTTGTGTCTTTTGACGAGTTGCGAGCACGACAGGACTCTTGA